TTCTCTCGATTCATAAAATGGCGTCTTTTCTTCGCGCTCAGTGATCACACACTCGACAACAAAACTCTCCACACTCAGTCTTCTTTACTACTCTTCTCTACACACAGCTCAAAAGATGTGAGATGGGGTTGATCATAAATAACACCCCATAAAACTATTATCATTGTTATTGTTAGTTGCGCCAGGTTTACCTTGTCAAGTAATTTTTTGAAGGCAAgcaattttcaacatatcattagtaattttgataaataataatataattattTCGCTTTGGATCCAATCCTTCTTTAAACGGTTTACTACAGCTGAGTCTCgtgcaatttgttgcaatttATGCACACTGGAAAATTTAACAGGTACTCAGTTCGTACACGCGACACCGTTGATAAGTTTGTTTTAGACTAGCTAATCAAATACATTTATattatttatctaaaattgaaacaCATCCAACGTTGAATAAATTTTCCTATATCCTAGCTATTACAAAAaccttgaaaaaaatgtaagtcAAGTTTTGGTGGAAACTGGCTAATATTTAACATTTCAGACTTTCGAAAGACCTCACATTACACTTTCCAGTAGCATAATATAATGGAGTAGAAGCTCATCAAAATTTCACAACAATAAAGTAAAAGCCCATATCTTGAATACACAAAACTGAGCAGAAGCTCGTGACGAAACGTAGCATTACATAGCTAGTGAGAATAGGTTGCAGACGGCTTAGAGGACAGAGATGTCATTGGGATCGCTATTGGCCACCAGCTCGGCGATCACACTGTCATCGGCGATGGGGAACGATGTCGGTACGGGCTTTGGCCTATGATGGGTCATGCCTTCCTCCCCGGCCTCGGCCATCGTATGTAGTGTGATCGTCTGCTGTTGCCAGTGCTGGTTAGAAGGTGGGTTGCTGCCTTGTGTCAATAGTTGTACAGAAAGCTGATGCTGGGACGGGCTTAGATAGGGAGGTCCACTAGTGAGGTCTACGTCCTCACTGTTAACGCGCAAGCGGGGCGTTGGTGGACGCATGCTGCCAGTTGATTAGTTATTAGATAGAGATAATAGGTAATGTGTAGAGAGAAATAGAGTATAGTTAAGTTGATTTTGTTACGGGTCTTGGAAAGCGACGTGTTGAAGTCACGTGAATGAGGACTACACATCAAAGCATGGCGCTAGTATTGGAGATATCTAAACATCGAGTAAAATCTTGACAAAACATACCTGACCAATTCCCTCTGCAGATCGTTCATGATTTTATTGCACTGGCCATAGTAGCGTACTTGAGACTCTACGAATGCGTGTAGATGTCGCAGATGTGTTGCTTGAGTTGTGCTGATTCCCTCTAATAGCAATTTGGTGATCTCGGCTTGCCGATCGAATTCCGATTGCGCCACTCGAAGGTCTCGTTCAGCCTAAAAGTTGGATAGAAGATTTAAGAGAAGTTAACTGAATTCGGATACAACATGCAACATCAAATATTTGTATTCAATATAACGTGCATTATTTGACTACTTTTAAGAACATAAAAATATTAATTAGCTATATTTTATTAGAAATACTACAACTAAAAAGTTTATTAGTAAATGTTAATATCGCATGCTATTAATACCTGGTCCAGGACtgcttcaggagaaattccatCCTTCTGTcagtaaaacgttacaaaaaTAGAGGATTTGATTAGGTTAGTTCGAGTTAGTAGGTTAGGTCACTTTATATACGTTTAATTCCGATGCTTgtgttcaatttaaaaaaaatgtttctagtTCAACAACGTCGGACGAATTAGGCGTCTCTAAAGAATCTCGTAATGGAGCATATACACATGTGGTTTTTATTACAAGCTGTCTAGACCAATCATTGTTTTTCCGTGATTATTTAATAGGTGGTTGTTCCAACAAGAACATATAGAAGAAAAAACAgcttaaataatttccagaacaaCCACAGATGTTTGTCTAGATAATCTTTCACGTCCTTTAAATAACTAATACCTATCAAAGCTGCTTACATTCATAAATGTGTTTACACAATATTGTTGGTAACAAACAACATCTCTTACCGTTTGTTGTCCCAACATGCTTCTTGCCTTTCGCACTCGGTTCTTGCATGCATCCAGATCCAACCTGAAACGTTTTTCACAAATCAAGAATGATTATCTTATCAAACGATTCTATATTCATGACAGACTCACCTCTTGCTCTCCAGAATACCTTTCTCCTTCGTGATCGTCTTCATCTCGCCTTCCAGGAACTTCTTCAGCGGCTGAATAAAACACATTCCGGCTGAGCCGATGAAATCTCGCTCACACGAACCCAGCTTCTGCTCGGCCTGGCCCACCTTGATCAGCGCACTGCCGTAAGCGCCATCCTGGCCGAATTCGCCCCCGCCTTCGATCATATCCAGTCCCAGGTATTCTAAATTGCTTAGCCTTTTCGATTTCTGCTTTTCCATTTTTTCGAATATGAAATCTTCGACCCGATTCGCTGGATTTGGTATCAATGCTGCCTCCGTGTCCCGAACGATTTTGTCCGTCCATGTTCGAGCACAGTCAGATCGTTCGCTAAGGTGTTCAAAGTGTCTATCCATCTCCGTTTTCTCCGAAGTGCCAAGTTTCTCCTCTGTCAGCTGTAAGCAGAAAGAACGCATGCATACAGTTATTGGATAGAACATTCAACATTGAGACTACTCTCTCGCTAACTAGATATTTCAAATCTTTCTATTCTTTTCCTATCATTCACTGCTTAACAGATAGGTCAAATAATATGATTAAAATCAAACCGAATTGAAAACTTTGTAAACATGAAGGCAAATATGACTCGAAGCTGTGGGAAGATTTCAACAATCCAACCAACAGAAAAGAAAACCAAATTAATCGATAAATCGAagcttgaaaaaaatgttgatttctgtaaactaattttaaatttttcggcTTGTAGAGGAAACTGGACGTACCTGAACAACTCGGGAAAGTGTGGAACCTGCATCCTTCACGAACTTTTTTACGTCGAAATCTGGCATTTTTATGTTCATTTTGGATTATAGTCCTGTGCGTGCAATTTGTTCGGATTCTTCCAATAATTCTTTGGCCCGACCTCAAAGCGGTCGAATGCGATACAGCTCGTCTCTCAATTCTATGTAATTTTCTACCCTCGGGAAAGAACACAACACAAACCGCACACTTACAATTTTAACTAGAAAGTGTTTATCTCGAGGTCAGAAATATTTGCAAAAGTTTTTCGATACTTTTGCTTGAAACAAGCAAATGCAAAAATTTTCTCTCCCTTTGTGTGTTATGAACGTTTTGACAGCAAACTGTTAttgattttttctattttttttagagCCGCTTCTGTTATTGAAAGGGTGGTGCTGAACAACGTTCATTCCAAGTTACACCACAAGCCTACACCGTACTAATATTACTGGTTGCCTGCATTAGGGCTGCATTGTGATTGTTAGAGGTAATCTTTGTGCATACGTTTTTAACGATTTTCATCATCATAGGGTAGAAGCACTATATTTCACCACCCTAAACTCACGTTTGTCTCGAAAACCGCCCCAAAATGCAAAACATTCTAAATATTctgcccgagcagatatcacttgaaaaatattggccagattcagaatgatatctgtcgtttctgtaacatggaacgtgaaacctcggaacatctggtttgcagttgtgatgcattgtacaagggtagatctaaatttctaaatagtggctttatgcaaccaagagatatttggactgcaaatcctggaaaggtagtgggttttattatctctgagctccaagagcttttcggttactttaacattgggaattataaatctctttgattgagcacacttttcggcaaccaaccagttgatcatcaacctttgtgcttcccaggatttcaattccatttttatagtacagtatgatataccgcagaaaggttctgggccaataaactgtgtggttgaacctcgttttgcaagctcgtctgccttttcattaccttcaatgccacatagtgtcctggaacccagtacagatttacggagttctcttggcacacttttcgcaatgaaagaatgcagtcccagacaagttttgatgtacatttaaagctactcaatgctttgagtgccgcttgactatctgtgaagatacaaatatttgcatatctatatttcttctctacacagatattagcacatttcattatagcaaaaatctccgcttggaacaccgttggatagttttccattgccactgagatcgatatcccagggccgaagattcctgctcccgtttttgttcctattttgagccatctgtgtagaattttatggaaccgtCCCGAACAGTGGGACCTCCGACTTCCCAGTCCATACGTGATGGCTCACGTATGTAATAAGGAATGTCATAATTCTCcacaggtttcatccagtctccactcatattcatcactggcccatattgaaaattttgtgagaTACTCAAGTGGACCACTAAATCGCCTGACTTGAATAGCTTCAATCGTTTAagtttttgcatattcttttccGCTTCTAACTGCACGAATTCATACAATGGTAGCAAATTTAGATTTGCATCTAACGATTTTGAAGGAGTGCTACGCATCGCTCCCGTTATAGCAATGGACACTaactcttttgtttttggccaccatacaagagcagcatatgtcagttttggacgaataatggaagtataaatccactttatcatttttggtcttaagccccattttcttccaaatgttttagagcatatccagaaggcactagttgcctttccgatcgcacactcaatatgagcattccagtttaGTTTAGAATCCAGAATGACTCCCAGGTATTTGACCTGTTCACTAAGCTGAATTTCTAGTCCTCCAAGCTTTAGAGCTTTTAGATCAAGTTTCCTTTTCTAGTGAATGGTACACCATTACAATTTTGACGGATTAATGCTAAGGCCTTCCTGAATACACCACGATTGGGTGAAATTTAGAGCCCAttgcattctttcagaaatgatattgtcgaatttccccctcactatgatgacaatatcgtcagcaaagcctacAACCTCGAAACCTTTATCTTCTAAGCTTCCTAGAAGATCGCCTACAACTAAGGACCACATTAGTGGTGAGAGGACCCCTCCTTGAGGGCAAGCTTTTGTTGCCCATACTGTAAGAGACGAACTTCCCAGCTCTGAAGAGATTTCTCTTTTTGCAAGCATGGTGTGAATCCATTTGATAATGTTCGTGTCGAAGTTTCTTTTCTTCATAGCGCGATCCattgacgaataagaagcgttatcgaaagcTCCTTCAATGTCCAAGAAAGAACAAAGTGCTATTTCTTTTACCGAAAGCGCTTTTTTCCACCTAAGATACCACTGTATGAAGTGCCGTATACGTTGACTTACCGGACTGGTAAGCAAACTGGAACTTAGACAGTGGATGTTTAATCATGTAATTTGAGTATAATCACTCAGCACCTTTTTCATAGCTTTCAACAGAACTGATGAAAGACTAATGGGCCTGAATGATTTGGGGATGCGTCTTATCTCGCTTTcctacttttggtatgaaaataaCTTTTACTTTCCTCCATGAAGATGGAATATAATTGAGTCTTAGACTTGCCTTGAAAATCTCAATTAACGGCGGAATCAGCACTGATTCtccgttttgaagcatttctggAATTATTCCGTCCGGTCCGGCAGATTTATAAGGCTCAAAAGATCTCACTGCATTCTCTACCCTGACTTTCGTAAAGATATCGTCAGCCAAGGCTTGTGCAACATTTTTCGCATCATCAGGCATTTTAGTTGTTCTTGCTGAACATCTTTGACTTTCAAACGAACCACTTGTTGTTGGGTCTACACATAATCGATCCTGGAAAATGGGTTTCCATAATCAACTTTAATGTTTCACCAGAAGTTAGTGTGGAAAATCCATCCTTTTTTTCAGATTCCCTAGTTTATTAGTATGATCTTTTGCAAGTGCCCTCTGAAATCTCGCGACTTCTGGAGTATTCCTAATATTTTCACACGTTTGAACCCACGATCTTCTTTTGGACTTTCTTATTTCGTTATTGTACTCAGAAAGTGCACTCCTATACGGAGTCCAATTCCAGGTTCGTTTCTCCAATTTTTAGTTCCACCACGGAACGTCCCTATTAGAGGACGACTGTTTCGTAGGACAACTGTTGTAGAAAGCATTTGAAATCTTATAATTTACCTTTTGGGAAAAATATTCCAGTTCTTGAAATTAATCTTCTAATGAAATCTTCTTTCCCCAACTCAATTCAAACACAATATGTCTATGATCTGACAATGATGTTTCCTTGGAGACATGCCAGTTTGCATATCTTTCATAAATCGCACCGTTGCACAGTGTCAGATCTAAGACCTCTTGTCTAATTGCATTAGAAAATGTTGGATCATTTCCCCTATTGCAAATATCAATATTATTAGATGAGAGATATTCAAGTAAGCATTCACCTCTACTGTTGATATCTGTACTACCCCACACGGTATGATGCGCATTACTATCACAGCCAATGATGAATgacttcagttcaatcaaagttaattgcctatttccggggattaaaccactcgacttggacgttaatttacaatgttatggaaactcatatgtgaatatgtacgttatgtggaagatattgatttgaaaaatgtattggaggtaaccactttcccttcgatgggactcgaacccatgaccctacagtacgctagactggtgctttaaccaactaagctaaaggacctccgtcggactTTGCGACCTCATGGGTTGcgaagtcccatcgaagggaaagtggttaccaatacatttttcaaatcaatatcttccacataacgtacatattcacatgagTTTCCATAACGATGAATGACTTGTTAATACACCCGGAAAATAGGCCGAAGCTACAGCAACCTCAGCTTTTCCATTGGTGGTTGGCACCTCAACCATGATCGCAACCACGTCCCGTTTTAAAAAGCTTGTAATGGGGTAACATTTCAATGTTTTATCGACTAAAATAGCAGTTCTTGGCGAACTTTGTTTTTCGTCATAAAACAACTTACAGTTCTGTATGTCTATACCATGTATTTTCCCTTTATTAGACCATGGCTCTTGAATTAGTGCCACGCCAAATTCTTCCTTTTTGAATCTCCTACTCATAACAGCAGAAGCTCCTTTTGCATGATGAAGGTTCACCTGCAGGAACTTTAAAGGTTTCATTTCTACTATACTTGGTAttagtgaaaaaataaataaataaaataaaaataaaataaaaataaaagataaaacaaataaataaataaaaataaactatttatggataataaaggatttttttttattatattaatcatttgatttaaacatCAATACTTAAGTCGACGTTAATACTTAAGTCGACGGCTTTCTTAAAATCACCTGACACGGGGCAGTTTGTTCGATGAAGTCGTGCACGTGACTGTATTCGATGCTGACAAGTAGTGGAGGGTGATGAGCAGCATTTTTGACCAGTGCGCAATAAGGTGCTGGCAAGATGAGCGGTACATTGTCCTGTCTGCTTACAAAGCATTGGTCCAAAGTGCGACCATTttcataaaagatattttagttaccagataaagattgtcgcagtccggaacatcttttgctggcgaggataggggatctaaatatCAATagaggaaaaatacatacgatttgatagTTAGGTACCGTGGTGCATCGAAACCCGTGCATTTAGGCACTTCATTATATGAAAAAGCCTCTAGAAAATACAAATCTAATGCAAATAAAACGTTCGTCATTGATCTAACTGCACGAGGACTTCTATTTGTTATCTGCTCCACTGTATTGCACTGaaagtacagtagacgttcgataactgcaagtcatttaactgcaatgctttttaactgcaattcgatagttgcaacagttttgccgttatcggaccgctaaacttcaaactgatgtcagactcaatgacagctgcattgcgctgcacatttagatgcacttttattgcatctgacgtcgattgacaaccgtttgacgtctagaatgcgttgcagttatcgaacggcattcgttaactgaaaaataaacattttgcagttatcgaacggctactgtaatataaaatatgataaaattacGAACAAAATCAACACCTCTTGAATCGAAATCTTTCcatcgtggacggatttcgaatcataggatcattatccgtacagctattttctaacagaatatttaaattaaagcaGATCAATTGGTTAGACTAACACTGTAAATAgcgcaccttgagaagcaatCCTTTTGTTATTTatactgctgattttactctattAATTGCGATTTGCAATTTAAACAGCCACTTTCGGTACAATTGCGTCCAACGTGCAAACAAAATGGCACCTGAAACTTCGCGTTCGCGgagtggcgatttgtttttcaattatgttattttaatttcagagccTACTTTCGATTTCAATGGCCAGAAAGTTTACTGTCAAGTATAAGATCGGGATGAGATTATTGATTCATAAATTAATTCCCACAATCcctctttaatttattgatatctaacgaagtggacggatttcggtccctcacatgtttcggacagcagaacaaagggaaccgaagcgacaatctttatctggtatctaaaatatattttgttttcattcacAATGCTGTTAATTTGGCTAAGAGTGACAGAGCGGTAGCTTTCCAAAAGACTGACAGAACCAGCATGTAGCATCGAATGTTCTGGATCAGGGTAAATGAAACCGCTGTGGTACTGCTTCCACGGACCAAGAGACACCATTCAGATTGAAATCGCCCAGGACAAGCACTTCGTCAGTCGGAGTGGCCGTTTCTAAGACGACGAAGACTGATTGGCAGTGAGTATCGATGAGTTGTATGTCACGGACCAGATCAGACGGGAGCACAGGAACAGTCTTCGGTCACCCATCTCTCGAGACTCCTCCAAGAATCGCTTTCAACTGGTTTTGCTTTGATTCCGGAACGCACGGCAATCAAGACACCGCCACCAGTAGTTGTATTGATTCCGATCGCAACGAAATACTTCGTAATCGTGACCAAACATTCGGCTGGAAAGTGTTCTGGAGTCGAGCCATGTCTCTGTTATCACTATAACGTCAAAACAGGAACTGGAAATAGCGAGGCGGTGGTCGTCGATGCTGGTGTTCAGACCACCaacgttttgattttttttttaatcttttgtttatttggaaggctcatttgccgtgaagcgttacgtaGCCGGGATCaggtttaacaatacatttcttgattcttatacatagtgttagttttggctcgagttttggggaaccgaaagactcgcggtttagtcgaggttagggaatacaataatacagtaggaaaggaaaggattttagggtacttaagtaattacattgctgatgttcacaaagttgacattcctcgggatgtttcacatctgtaacgggacaaacaacgACGAGAaaaagacatacggaagggattaacgacagacattgaaatgtacaataagaggaagacattcgtaatggggttcgacagacaagggaatgggtagacaatgattacagtcttacatcagcaactttcaaaaattggtggaccagggacatgtactcgagatcaaggcccgacaacacttccctaataggctttggtttttttttctcgaacccggagatgttcagttggCGCAGATCTGGGGCTACGATGCTTCttgcacgcccacacgacatgatcgatgtcctgataatcctctccgcaaacacagagattgctttcCGAGAGTCCCACTCTAAAGAGGTGTGCGTTttaagtgtagtgattggacattagacgacacatggttcgaatgacgagacgtcccatattcaattttttgaaccatggacgctacCTGCGGGcaaattgaatacagccatctacccaactccccatttatgttgccagctgttcaaggtttcctgaagaactaatgtgaaaaattcatcgaaggtgattttccgatcgcaaatatcaccttccatagcgcccaccttagccaaagagtccgctttctcgtttcccgggatcgagcaatgagaagggacccaagccatggtaattgtgtaagaccgttgtgataaggcactcaaagcttttcgtatcccattcagaagatacgctgagtgcttaaccggtttcattgaccgaacagcctccaaggaacttagactgtcagTGAAGATGAAGAAGTGGTCAGGAGATAGGGATGCGATTTGTCCGAGTGAATAGTATacagctgctagctcagcagtataacGGAACTAGGCTcattgagcttaaagtaggcgtcatgaaaaacgttgaaagcactgaaaccagtggagtcatccatttttttATCCATCTGtgtaaaagcttctctcctcgctggcgtgcccgtatttgcttgcaaacaatggaggtatgacctccgcacgaaggaagtctggtattccatgaacctcctgcttcatggacagatcaaaagtaacagaggaactgtgagagtctaagaagttagcacgattggtgtcaaccgaagatgggcttaccttcagcgtcatataccagtggtaaatacccatgaatcgagattgagggttttgttcgagcagcttctcgaagttgtcaatgaccaatgaattgagaacctcacagcggatgaggaaccggagcaataattccgcgaaacgatctgtcaacggcagtactcccgcaagtacttccaggctcatcgtatgagtcgaattcatacaacctaacgcgatacggagacaacggcactgaatccgttgaagcttcagcatgtgtgttttaccCGCGGACTGAAaccagaaactaccgtattcgaggacccacagaatggttgttcggtataacgtgataagatcttctgatccgtttctggcatttttgtgtcagatacacaatgtgcttcccgaaggtgcattttgagtcgaaccagacgccgaggtatttagaagacatgctatgagtgattgtcatACCCATCAGTTGAAGCGAGAACTTaaccggcttatgtttttttgaaaagacaaccatctcagttttctccggagagaattcgatacccagctttaaagcccaagcagacaaattgtccaaagtatcttgcaatggtccttgcagatcaaccgctgttggccccgaaatggatacaacacaatcatctgcaagctgtctcaacgagcaatttggcatgagacattcatcaatgtctctgacgtaaaaatcgTAAAGtagggggctcaaacatgagccctgggggagacccatgtggctaattcgtgaagttgccgagtcaccatgagaaaaactcatacgcttctctgacaacaaattgtacaaataattgtttaaaattggtgacatcaacgcaaactgaatcaaaagccctcttaatgtccaaaaacactgaacCCATTTGCTCTTTCCTAGcaaaagtaagctgaatttctgaagaaagcaacgcaagacagttgttcattcccttgcccctgcggaaaccaaattgtgtatctgacaaaaaactatcatcaccctcacttgcctccaatcatccggaacaatgttgcactccagtaactggttgAACAAGCGCAATAAGCGAGGTTTTttagcaaattgaacctgattcgaTCCatcggaattgttacatgaaatgAGAGCAtatgagaattcaatcatcgaaaaggggcgatccatatcatccctgtcagcaaaagcatcacgtagctcttgcctcaccggtaccgaatccggacaacctttctttgcgaagtcgagtatccaccgcgacgagctttcacgatcttcgtttacggacgacgcgttgcgcattcttctcccgacggtccacagagttttcattgaagtctcgcgcgataaaccttcaacaaaagtgcgccaatatccgcgcttcttcactttgaccagtttcttaaactggatctcgagcgcaATGTACCGTTTGTGATGTACGATCGagccgtgtttccgaaattctttgaacgcggcggatttcttgcGATAAACTTGTGTGcactcgacatcccaccacggactgtgtggtttcctacgaaccgaagctcctagCACTggccgacgttgtgcctgaagagcgctgtCAAGAATCAACTGGGATAGAAACTCGTAGTCTTCTCGcggggaagtgcttctatcgacattacgccatcaatgatggcctccgcatatgatccccaatcgatgtgctttgtgaggtcatatgagaggtcgacaGAAACGGATTGAttacgtccattggaaatcgagacttcgatcggcaaatgatcactaccatggaccaccttccaagtacagtccaacgataatgagctcgaacaaatggaaagatctagacggccagagtgtatgtaattaagagtggcgacactgtcagaattggaacagaattcatctgtcattcccatacaaaaccgtgttccaaacgagcaggagacctgtcaaatgcggcacatgtcgccactcttaattacatacactctgtagACGGCTAtttcttgctggaggagccactcgtgtaactgtattcaaaattgacatattgaagtcgtcgcagaggtcgtatatcattgatgaaaggttgtcgtcgtacagttcctcccagcctgttccgtgggagttaaaatctcccaggagcaaccgtggctcgggcataaccgactctatagaaggaatgcggtttttgatccctaaaagcacccctccatatcgatttgcccgatcgcggcagATTATGTTgcaatcaggaaaatgaaggttcacatctggtgttagccatgtttcacataaagcaaaagcatcgcattgtaatttgttaaccaaaaatttaaaaatatctaatttgggaagaatacttcgacagttccactgtagaatcgaaatcatgttacccttattgactaagtt
The nucleotide sequence above comes from Armigeres subalbatus isolate Guangzhou_Male chromosome 3, GZ_Asu_2, whole genome shotgun sequence. Encoded proteins:
- the LOC134224911 gene encoding endophilin-B1 isoform X3, translated to MNIKMPDFDVKKFVKDAGSTLSRVVQLTEEKLGTSEKTEMDRHFEHLSERSDCARTWTDKIVRDTEAALIPNPANRVEDFIFEKMEKQKSKRLSNLEYLGLDMIEGGGEFGQDGAYGSALIKVGQAEQKLGSCERDFIGSAGMCFIQPLKKFLEGEMKTITKEKGILESKRLDLDACKNRVRKARSMLGQQTAERDLRVAQSEFDRQAEITKLLLEGISTTQATHLRHLHAFVESQVRYYGQCNKIMNDLQRELVSMRPPTPRLRVNSEDVDLTSGPPYLSPSQHQLSVQLLTQGSNPPSNQHWQQQTITLHTMAEAGEEGMTHHRPKPVPTSFPIADDSVIAELVANSDPNDISVL
- the LOC134224911 gene encoding endophilin-B1 isoform X1, with amino-acid sequence MNIKMPDFDVKKFVKDAGSTLSRVVQLTEEKLGTSEKTEMDRHFEHLSERSDCARTWTDKIVRDTEAALIPNPANRVEDFIFEKMEKQKSKRLSNLEYLGLDMIEGGGEFGQDGAYGSALIKVGQAEQKLGSCERDFIGSAGMCFIQPLKKFLEGEMKTITKEKGILESKRLDLDACKNRVRKARSMLGQQTKDGISPEAVLDQAERDLRVAQSEFDRQAEITKLLLEGISTTQATHLRHLHAFVESQVRYYGQCNKIMNDLQRELVSMRPPTPRLRVNSEDVDLTSGPPYLSPSQHQLSVQLLTQGSNPPSNQHWQQQTITLHTMAEAGEEGMTHHRPKPVPTSFPIADDSVIAELVANSDPNDISVL
- the LOC134224911 gene encoding endophilin-B1 isoform X2, coding for MNIKMPDFDVKKFVKDAGSTLSRVVQLTEEKLGTSEKTEMDRHFEHLSERSDCARTWTDKIVRDTEAALIPNPANRVEDFIFEKMEKQKSKRLSNLEYLGLDMIEGGGEFGQDGAYGSALIKVGQAEQKLGSCERDFIGSAGMCFIQPLKKFLEGEMKTITKEKGILESKRLDLDACKNRVRKARSMLGQQTKDGISPEAVLDQAERDLRVAQSEFDRQAEITKLLLEGISTTQATHLRHLHAFVESQVRYYGQCNKIMNDLQRELVSLGGPQPYVPVAGYEDDEANGLSGRVNNIELGGNPGYKRARVLCSYDAKDGTELNLTANEVIFVCECNPPNSDYMNGKQGLLKGLVPKAFLELLDD
- the LOC134224911 gene encoding endophilin-B1 isoform X4; amino-acid sequence: MNIKMPDFDVKKFVKDAGSTLSRVVQLTEEKLGTSEKTEMDRHFEHLSERSDCARTWTDKIVRDTEAALIPNPANRVEDFIFEKMEKQKSKRLSNLEYLGLDMIEGGGEFGQDGAYGSALIKVGQAEQKLGSCERDFIGSAGMCFIQPLKKFLEGEMKTITKEKGILESKRLDLDACKNRVRKARSMLGQQTAERDLRVAQSEFDRQAEITKLLLEGISTTQATHLRHLHAFVESQVRYYGQCNKIMNDLQRELVSLGGPQPYVPVAGYEDDEANGLSGRVNNIELGGNPGYKRARVLCSYDAKDGTELNLTANEVIFVCECNPPNSDYMNGKQGLLKGLVPKAFLELLDD